Proteins encoded within one genomic window of Mesobacillus subterraneus:
- a CDS encoding electron transfer flavoprotein subunit alpha/FixB family protein, with protein sequence MEENQGVWVFIEVNEGKIEGVSLELLGAGRKLADKLEVPLSGVMLGEGVMPLANEVIYAGADQVYVVDHPVLKDYRTESFMKGVCTLAEKYKPEIFLYGATPNGKDLASAVATDLSTGLTADTTMLDVDVEKRLLEASRPAFGGNIMATILCKKHRPQMATVRPKVMKALETDEGRKGVIIEEELELREEDMRTKVLEIVKDVTKKASLAEAHVIVAGGKGLGDIQGFQLIHELAEVIGASVGGTRDVVEAGWLKHEQQIGQTGETVTPKIYFAIGISGAIQHVEGMKNSELIIAINKDPNAPIFDVATYGIVGDALEIVPKLIKQFKELSKEKGGEMSYV encoded by the coding sequence ATGGAAGAAAACCAGGGAGTCTGGGTATTCATTGAAGTAAATGAAGGGAAGATTGAAGGAGTTTCACTGGAATTACTTGGTGCGGGAAGGAAGCTTGCCGACAAGCTGGAAGTGCCGCTTTCCGGGGTTATGCTTGGCGAAGGTGTCATGCCTTTAGCAAATGAAGTAATCTATGCCGGTGCAGACCAAGTATATGTCGTTGACCATCCGGTCCTGAAGGATTATCGGACAGAGTCATTTATGAAGGGTGTCTGTACGCTGGCTGAAAAATATAAGCCGGAAATCTTCCTTTATGGAGCAACACCTAATGGAAAGGACCTGGCAAGTGCTGTTGCAACGGACTTGAGTACAGGTTTAACAGCTGATACGACGATGCTCGATGTAGATGTTGAGAAAAGGCTGCTGGAGGCAAGCCGTCCTGCCTTTGGCGGAAATATAATGGCAACCATTCTGTGTAAAAAACACAGACCACAAATGGCTACAGTACGCCCTAAAGTGATGAAGGCCCTCGAAACAGATGAAGGCAGGAAGGGAGTCATCATAGAAGAAGAGTTAGAACTTCGGGAAGAAGATATGCGCACAAAAGTACTTGAAATTGTGAAGGACGTAACAAAAAAAGCTAGCCTTGCAGAAGCACATGTCATCGTGGCTGGCGGAAAAGGATTAGGTGATATCCAGGGATTCCAGTTGATCCATGAGCTGGCTGAAGTGATTGGTGCAAGCGTCGGCGGTACGAGGGATGTGGTCGAAGCGGGATGGCTCAAGCATGAGCAGCAAATAGGCCAGACAGGCGAGACCGTTACTCCGAAAATCTATTTCGCCATCGGTATTTCAGGGGCAATCCAGCATGTTGAGGGAATGAAAAATTCTGAGCTGATCATTGCCATCAACAAGGATCCGAACGCGCCGATTTTCGATGTAGCTACATATGGCATTGTCGGCGATGCATTGGAAATTGTGCCTAAACTAATCAAACAGTTCAAAGAGCTCAGTAAAGAGAAGGGCGGGGAAATGAGCTATGTCTGA
- a CDS encoding hemerythrin domain-containing protein: MSGINQDSSFRLSAGLQQLKDEHPPLLEMLANLLDISMKIEVGEQMEENFSKLRELVIEFLVELEPHSEREEGVLFEMMAIYIGREMGPIAVMEYEHDQAKRFIGTFLHNTKDRTTGFSREKMIENAQMIKNANHTLVSHFAKEESILFPMAENMFSEEEKQELAERIKLI; the protein is encoded by the coding sequence ATGAGTGGGATTAACCAGGATTCAAGTTTTAGATTAAGTGCGGGTCTTCAACAATTAAAAGATGAACATCCACCTCTACTGGAGATGCTTGCGAACCTTTTGGATATTTCAATGAAGATTGAGGTAGGGGAGCAGATGGAGGAGAATTTTTCGAAGCTTAGGGAATTGGTCATCGAGTTCCTTGTTGAGCTTGAACCGCATTCGGAGCGTGAAGAAGGTGTATTGTTTGAGATGATGGCTATTTATATTGGAAGGGAAATGGGACCAATTGCTGTAATGGAATATGAACATGACCAGGCAAAACGCTTCATTGGAACCTTCCTACACAATACGAAGGATCGAACAACAGGCTTTTCAAGAGAGAAAATGATTGAAAATGCACAAATGATAAAAAATGCGAACCACACTTTGGTGAGCCATTTCGCTAAAGAAGAGAGCATCCTTTTCCCAATGGCTGAGAATATGTTCAGCGAGGAAGAAAAGCAGGAGCTGGCAGAGCGTATCAAATTAATTTAA
- a CDS encoding FAD-dependent oxidoreductase: protein MSEKFDVIVVGAGPAGTSCAYNCAKNGLKVLLIERGEYPGSKNVMGGVLYRKQMEDIIPEFWKEAPLERTVVEQRFWMMDKESVVQFGYKGLEWAVEPYNNFTVLRAQFDQWFAQKAVEQGALLINETVVTECIVENGKVTGVRTDRPDGEIFADVVVLADGVNSLLSKQLGFHREFRPDEVALTVMEVINLPKDKINDRFNLEGNHGTTIEIFGDSTQGNLGTAFLYTNKDSLNIGVGTTLSSMIKAKLKPYELLDYLKKHPMVRPYIEGGESAEYLAHLIPEGGFNSVPRVAGNGVLVVGDAAQLVNAIHREGSNMAMASGQMAAEAIVEAKKDGDFSENSLNRYKEALFGSFIIKDLEKYKDAAHTFETYPQYFKEYLPMMNKAMSKFFTVDGTPKKEKQKEIMRSVTAEKGTFKVMQDIYRAWKAVK from the coding sequence ATGTCTGAAAAATTTGATGTCATCGTCGTAGGAGCCGGCCCTGCTGGAACTTCATGTGCCTACAACTGTGCAAAAAACGGTCTTAAAGTATTGTTGATCGAGCGCGGTGAATACCCTGGATCAAAGAACGTGATGGGTGGAGTCCTTTACCGTAAACAGATGGAAGACATCATTCCGGAATTTTGGAAGGAAGCTCCTCTTGAAAGGACGGTTGTTGAACAGCGATTCTGGATGATGGATAAAGAATCGGTTGTCCAGTTTGGATATAAAGGTCTCGAATGGGCGGTTGAACCATATAATAACTTTACAGTGCTGCGTGCACAATTTGACCAATGGTTCGCACAGAAAGCTGTCGAGCAAGGTGCATTGTTGATAAACGAAACAGTTGTTACTGAATGTATTGTTGAAAATGGCAAGGTTACAGGCGTCCGTACAGATCGTCCTGATGGAGAAATATTTGCAGACGTTGTCGTACTTGCAGACGGAGTTAACTCCCTGCTTTCGAAGCAGCTTGGCTTCCATAGGGAATTCCGTCCTGATGAAGTTGCCCTTACGGTTATGGAAGTCATCAATCTGCCGAAGGATAAAATAAATGACCGCTTCAATCTTGAAGGAAACCACGGAACGACGATTGAGATTTTTGGTGACTCAACTCAAGGCAATCTTGGCACCGCCTTCCTTTATACAAACAAAGATAGCTTGAACATTGGTGTTGGCACCACACTTTCAAGCATGATCAAAGCGAAATTGAAGCCATATGAGCTGCTCGATTACCTGAAAAAACACCCAATGGTCCGTCCTTATATAGAGGGAGGGGAATCAGCCGAATACCTGGCCCACTTGATTCCTGAAGGAGGATTCAATTCTGTGCCGAGAGTTGCGGGAAATGGTGTGCTTGTAGTAGGAGATGCCGCACAGCTAGTCAATGCGATTCACCGTGAGGGCTCGAACATGGCGATGGCATCGGGACAAATGGCGGCGGAAGCGATCGTCGAGGCAAAGAAAGATGGAGACTTCAGTGAAAACAGCCTGAATCGCTATAAGGAGGCCTTATTCGGAAGCTTTATCATTAAGGACCTTGAAAAATATAAGGATGCAGCACACACCTTTGAGACGTACCCGCAATACTTCAAGGAATACCTGCCAATGATGAACAAAGCGATGAGCAAGTTCTTCACAGTCGATGGCACACCGAAGAAAGAAAAACAAAAAGAAATCATGCGCAGCGTGACAGCTGAAAAGGGAACCTTTAAGGTAATGCAAGACATCTATCGTGCCTGGAAGGCGGTGAAATAA
- a CDS encoding ferredoxin family protein → MSTTNIEEKQFLLRFKCDTKSHLTVLDHDVCMTQCPDKLCTVFCPAEVYKWEGKRMQVGYEGCHECGSCRIGCPYQNIKWEYPKGGHGIVFRLA, encoded by the coding sequence ATGTCAACGACAAACATCGAGGAAAAACAATTTCTTTTAAGGTTTAAGTGTGACACCAAATCGCATCTGACCGTTTTGGACCATGACGTCTGCATGACTCAGTGCCCTGACAAACTATGTACGGTATTCTGCCCTGCTGAAGTATACAAATGGGAAGGCAAAAGAATGCAGGTAGGTTATGAAGGTTGTCACGAATGCGGCAGCTGCCGCATCGGCTGCCCATATCAGAATATCAAATGGGAATATCCAAAAGGCGGACACGGAATCGTATTCAGGCTTGCTTAA